A genomic region of Micromonospora sp. NBC_01796 contains the following coding sequences:
- a CDS encoding TNT domain-containing protein, translated as MKIRSLASAALVAVLLVNAPPLPAYAGTAPAASACRPGTPDQAPPTQQFHDPTRPELGPAALPEDRPVGPLLFGYRRFGGLSEPDFVARYRSGGSWTYPPADGFLVVHGEPVRFVQTLRAGSRVDRFGYPGGAYLAPARTLFLQRALPPQNLNTPTGTPASNYHLYCVLRAFQVDSGPIAPWFEQLGLGLQYKLESRHVPGAPAPLSVNWLLQNGYLVEERPGG; from the coding sequence ATGAAGATCCGTTCGCTTGCCTCCGCCGCCCTCGTCGCGGTCCTCCTGGTCAACGCGCCGCCGCTGCCCGCGTACGCCGGCACGGCCCCCGCCGCCTCGGCCTGCCGGCCGGGTACACCCGACCAGGCACCACCCACCCAGCAGTTCCACGACCCCACCCGTCCGGAACTCGGACCGGCCGCGCTGCCGGAGGACCGTCCGGTGGGTCCGCTGCTGTTCGGCTACCGGCGGTTCGGCGGGCTCAGCGAGCCCGACTTCGTGGCCAGGTACCGCAGCGGCGGGAGTTGGACGTACCCGCCCGCCGACGGCTTCCTCGTGGTCCACGGCGAGCCGGTCCGGTTCGTGCAGACCCTGCGGGCGGGCAGCCGGGTGGACCGGTTCGGTTACCCCGGCGGCGCCTACCTGGCACCGGCCCGGACGCTGTTCCTCCAGCGGGCACTGCCACCGCAGAACCTCAACACCCCGACCGGGACCCCGGCGAGCAACTACCACCTCTACTGCGTACTGCGGGCGTTCCAGGTCGACTCCGGGCCGATCGCGCCGTGGTTCGAACAACTCGGCCTCGGCCTGCAGTACAAGCTGGAGTCCAGGCACGTACCCGGTGCACCCGCCCCGTTGAGCGTGAACTGGCTGCTGCAGAACGGCTACCTGGTGGAGGAACGCCCAGGCGGGTAG
- a CDS encoding PAS domain-containing protein produces the protein MPQRRIIGFVTLTAALGLGVFLLPAAAAMLWGTIGAASVTAVAYGIRRHRPARPAPWLLLGSGLAVLAAGDVAYAVAATSSGQVATLLADGLYVALFPLLTAALVQLTRSSAVIRDRSGLTDLLAVVLAVGLVGWTQVVAPALPGTDLSRVEQCVLVSHVLGGLLVLVVMVRLAVAAPRNVAVLLLAVGAAGLLAADTAYAVAELGSGWRPGGPAELGWLVHYLAWGAAALHPSMTRLTARVDVPPDETAGTRVGLVALAGLTAAVVLFAEAVAGAVLDGVVIAVVAGLSTVLVVTRVVDARNKHRHAVRRERHLRETCTSLVGATGSAQVGEALRVMVAQMMPAGTPHRLVFALYRPPGRRTDDIDFVWSPRVDLDQPLPTNNTRRRSLLLETRLLPAVLVEPLGGLPATIVASLTPGAESVVGRAGAALLVAADRDTLAVSRDVIEVAAGQATLALQRLAVTGAAHRQDRDRYLDLVAGNTNDGVLIVGDDDRVNYANPALWRLLGIESQAFATWRDIIHPDDHDQVDRALSGVRADDDPAGTVVQWTLRRADRSRVLVEVKCRPLRAEPGPPGVSITLRDVTDERRREWDLLRRRLETTAPGLNRRSLRRRFR, from the coding sequence TTGCCGCAGCGCCGCATCATCGGCTTCGTCACGCTGACCGCCGCCCTCGGGCTGGGTGTCTTCCTGCTCCCCGCCGCGGCGGCGATGCTCTGGGGAACCATCGGCGCGGCCAGCGTGACCGCCGTGGCGTACGGCATCCGCCGGCACCGGCCCGCGCGACCCGCGCCGTGGCTGCTGCTCGGGTCCGGCCTGGCCGTCCTGGCCGCCGGTGACGTCGCGTACGCGGTCGCCGCGACCTCCTCCGGGCAGGTCGCCACCCTGCTCGCCGACGGTCTGTACGTGGCCCTGTTCCCGTTGCTCACCGCTGCCCTGGTGCAGCTCACCCGCAGCAGCGCGGTCATCCGTGACCGCTCCGGCCTGACCGACCTGCTCGCGGTGGTGCTCGCCGTCGGTCTGGTCGGCTGGACCCAGGTGGTGGCACCGGCGCTGCCCGGCACCGACCTCTCCCGGGTCGAGCAGTGTGTGCTGGTCAGTCACGTACTCGGCGGTCTGCTCGTGCTGGTGGTGATGGTGCGGCTGGCGGTCGCGGCGCCGCGCAACGTGGCGGTCCTGCTGCTCGCCGTGGGAGCGGCCGGGCTGCTCGCCGCGGACACCGCCTACGCCGTCGCCGAGCTCGGCTCGGGGTGGCGGCCCGGTGGGCCGGCGGAGCTGGGTTGGCTGGTCCACTACCTCGCCTGGGGTGCCGCGGCGCTGCATCCCTCGATGACCCGGCTGACCGCGCGGGTCGACGTGCCGCCGGACGAGACCGCCGGGACCCGGGTCGGCCTGGTCGCACTGGCCGGTCTGACCGCCGCGGTGGTTCTGTTCGCCGAGGCGGTCGCCGGTGCGGTCCTCGACGGAGTGGTGATCGCCGTGGTGGCCGGGCTCAGCACGGTCCTGGTGGTGACCCGTGTGGTCGACGCCCGCAACAAGCACCGGCACGCCGTACGCCGGGAGCGGCACCTGCGGGAGACCTGCACCAGCCTGGTCGGCGCGACGGGTAGTGCCCAGGTAGGGGAGGCGCTGCGGGTGATGGTCGCGCAGATGATGCCGGCCGGCACCCCGCACCGTCTCGTCTTCGCGCTGTACCGGCCGCCGGGCCGCCGGACCGACGACATCGACTTCGTCTGGTCGCCGAGGGTGGATCTGGACCAGCCGCTGCCGACGAACAACACCCGGCGGCGCAGCCTGCTGCTCGAGACCCGGCTGCTGCCCGCCGTGCTGGTCGAGCCGCTGGGCGGTCTGCCGGCCACCATCGTGGCATCGCTGACCCCCGGTGCCGAGTCGGTGGTCGGTCGCGCGGGCGCGGCCCTCCTGGTGGCCGCCGACCGGGACACCCTCGCCGTCTCGCGGGACGTGATCGAGGTGGCCGCCGGTCAGGCCACGCTCGCCCTGCAACGGCTGGCGGTGACCGGCGCGGCCCACCGGCAGGACCGGGACCGGTATCTGGACCTGGTGGCCGGTAACACCAACGACGGTGTCCTGATCGTCGGCGACGACGACCGGGTGAACTACGCCAACCCGGCGCTCTGGCGGCTCCTCGGCATCGAGTCGCAGGCGTTCGCCACCTGGCGGGACATCATCCACCCGGACGACCACGACCAGGTGGACCGCGCCCTGAGCGGCGTACGCGCGGACGACGACCCGGCCGGGACGGTCGTGCAGTGGACCCTGCGCCGGGCCGACCGCAGCCGGGTCCTGGTCGAGGTGAAATGCCGGCCGTTGCGGGCGGAGCCCGGCCCGCCCGGTGTGTCGATCACCCTGCGCGACGTCACCGACGAGCGTCGGCGGGAGTGGGACCTGCTCCGGCGCCGGTTGGAGACCACCGCGCCGGGGCTGAACCGGCGCAGCCTGCGGCGCCGCTTCCGCTGA